From Xiphophorus couchianus chromosome 4, X_couchianus-1.0, whole genome shotgun sequence, a single genomic window includes:
- the emilin1b gene encoding EMILIN-1b isoform X1: MGALPLLLLVLWICEHASSTFPMRASYSLYADAHAQGARAASRHRNWCAFVLTKTVSCVVEDGVETYVKPDYHPCSWGSAQCSRVVVYRTYMRPRYKVAYKTMTEMEWKCCHGYSGEDCSVGPAGRAGSHTSNGAWTGSGSGTGQNGGRQDREEIRKLEEKIQRLTEKLQDFQSIMNEHLHHEPVRPGKNPADAAPPEIKETIHSIQTKLDQLDNRTKAHDKTLVTINNHLVNGKGNDLDGDVSPGGLSREQLSSLKESVLKELERRVLLSCSSCQAGVEDLRRQQQHDQERIRALEKQLNDADVRHRQDAEKLQLELQRSQRCCTTINDLQNRITDAENKISSASENFNVLLDRLRPGSDRGESQGGGGASGGGEATAGGGATGGAIGGGGVSGGGRASGGGDGLTDVRLNLLKDLELRINSSVLQVCSHLEADLREFVQRELDDLRTAFSHRFDDRTFRIEDVELEVEQLQSKLLEQDRRMSALENQTAETRRRMEECHCTGGGGSSGTGGGEGEERGRDTREGINGSHGGGAASAGSGGGPGGGLSGGRENTTKKSLEWRVVANEGQIRHFNTRLKDLSVSGDSLHDRVLDLSHDVRAIKSLTGDNGENFNRIVMEVEMLGQDCELCSRVEAELQNLRNWSKDLSAMQEALQNLENRVGSIQTQLDSAGGGCSRVCSPLQDEVRSLRDEVRRCSERCSPGPGPGPDSFTAGDGSTGGGFGPNLDAEKPLDGHSVIGGFFNGNQLKTLQDELSDIIFTFGSINDTLKGLEHSVQKHGSVITDLGNTKDKIISELDKIQQEVTEHVQRSQERLDRTDRDIRRLESMLVAEMGDCRRSGDGLEKRLSKLEGVCARLDGVSNSISKVKEGLNHHVSGLWSHVSNLNQTLIQHGGILDSVQKNQEWVQSRVKSLNSSLAQVQKELQTGQTGQTGLPGPPGEKGLMGLPGSRGPPGPPGLKGEAGSRGFPGPKGEPGLPGVDAHRPRLSFSAGLTALKETPGTVVFNKIFVNEGNFYNPVTGVFTAPVDGHYYFSAVLTGHKNEKIEAVLAKSNYSVARVDSGGYQPEDLEAKPVAESKVSSGSLAVFSLVLPLQRGDTVCVDLVRGRLPHSVEPLTVFNGMLLYENL; encoded by the exons ATGGGCGCGCTCCCGTTGCTTTTGCTCGTGCTCTGGATTTGCGAGCACGCCAGCAGCACGTTCCCGATGCGCGCCTCCTACAGCCTGTACGCCGACGCGCACGCGCAAGGAGCCCGCGCAGCCAGCAGACACAG GAACTGGTGCGCGTTCGTCCTCACGAAGACGGTGAGTTGCGTGGTGGAGGACGGCGTGGAGACCTACGTGAAGCCCGACTACCACCCGTGCAGCTGGGGCAGCGCCCAGTGCAGCCGGGTTGTGGT CTACCGGACCTACATGAGGCCCCGCTACAAAGTGGCCTACAAAACCATGACGGAGATGGAGTGGAagtgttgccatggttacagcGGAGAGGACTGCAGCGTCGGTCCGGCTGGCAGAGCAGGAAGTCACACGTCCAACGGAGCGTGGACAGGAAGTGGTTCTGGAACCGGACAAAATGGAG GACGACAGGACCGGGAGGAAATTAGAAAGTTGGAGGAAAAGATCCAGAGGCTGACGGAGAAGCTGCAGGATTTCCAGTCCATCATGAATGAACACCTCCACCACGAACCTGTCAGACCCGGAAAAAAcccggcagacgctgcgccgcCTGAAATCAAAGAGACGATCCACAGCATTCAGACCAAACTGGACCAGCTGGACAACCGAACCAAG GCTCATGATAAAACTCTGGTGACCATTAACAACCACCTGGTGAACGGGAAGGGCAACGATCTGGACGGAGACGTTTCCCCTGGAGGACTAAGCAGAGAGCAGCTGAGCTCCCTGAAGGAGAGCGTCCTGAAGGAGCTGGAGCGCAGAGTGCTGCTGTCGTGCTCCTCCTGTCAG GCCGGCGTGGAGGACCTGCGGCGCCAGCAGCAACATGACCAGGAGAGAATCCGCGCTCTGGAGAAGCAGCTGAATGACGCCGACGTTCGCCACCGACAGGACGCCGAAAAGCTTCAACTGGAGCTGCAGCGTTCCCAGAGATGCTGCACCACCATCAACGACCTGCAAAACCGCATAACCGACGCCGAAAACAAGATCAGCTCAGCTTCAGAGAACTTCAACGTCCTGCTGGACCGCCTGAGGCCCGGCAGCGACAGAGGAGAGTCCCAGGGAGGGGGAGGAGCcagtggaggaggagaagctACTGCAGGGGGAGGAGCTACAGGCGGGGCAATTGGAGGGGGAGGAGTTAGTGGAGGAGGTAGGGCTAGTGGAGGAGGCGATGGTTTGACCGATGTTCGGTTGAATCTCCTGAAGGACTTGGAACTCCGCATCAACAGCAGTGTTCTGCAGGTCTGCTCTCACCTGGAGGCCGACCTGAGGGAGTTTGTCCAGAGAGAGCTGGACGACCTGCGGACGGCGTTCTCACACCGCTTCGACGACCGCACCTTCAGGATCGAAGACGTGGAGCTGGAGGTGGAACAGCTGCAGAGCAAACTGCTGGAGCAGGACAGGAGAATGTCAGCGCTGGAGAACCAAACAGCCGagacgaggaggaggatggaggagTGCCACTGCACAGGTGGGGGAGGGTCTTCTGGAACAGGTGGAGgtgaaggagaagaaagaggCAGAGACACTCGGGAAGGTATCAACGGATCACATGGAGGTGGAGCAGCAAGCGCTGGATCAGGTGGAGGACCAGGTGGAGGTTTATCTGGCGGGAGAGAAAACACGACCAAGAAATCTCTGGAGTGGAGAGTTGTGGCCAACGAGGGTCAGATTCGACACTTCAACACTCGACTGAAGGACCTGTCGGTGTCTGGAGACTCCCTTCATGACCGG GTTCTGGACTTGAGCCATGACGTTCGAGCGATCAAGTCGCTGACCGGTGACAACGGTGAGAACTTCAACCGCATCGTGATGGAGGTGGAGATGTTGGGCCAGGACTGTGAGCTGTGCAGCCGCGTGGAGGCGGAGCTGCAGAACCTCCGGAACTGGTCCAAGGACCTGAGCGCCATGCAGGAGGCGCTGCAGAACCTGGAGAACCGCGTCGGTTCCATCCAGACCCAGCTGGACTCGGCGGGCGGCGGCTGCAGCCGGGTCTGCTCGCCGCTGCAGGATGAGGTCCGCTCGCTGCGAGACGAGGTCCGGAGATGCTCGGAGCGCTGCAGTCCCGGTCCCGGTCCCGGTCCCGACTCCTTCACAG CAGGTGACGGTTCCACTGGCGGGGGCTTCGGGCCAAACCTGGACGCAGAGAAGCCTTTAGATGGCCACAGCGTGATCGGAGGATTCTTCAACGGCAACCAACTGAAGACGCTGCAGGACGAGCTCAGCGACATCATCTTCACCTTCGGCTCCATCAACGACACGCTGAAGGGCCTGGAGCACAGCGTGCAGAAACACGGCAGCGTCATCACCGACCTGG GAAACACCAAGGACAAGATCATCTCTGAGCTGGACAAGATTCAGCAGGAAGTGACGGAGCACGTCCAGAGGAGCCAGGAGCGGCTGGACCGGACGGACCGGGACATCCGCCGCCTCGAGAGCATGCTGGTGGCGGAGATGGGCGACTGCCGGCGTTCCGGTGACGGGTTAGAGAAGAGGCTGTCTAAGCTGGAGGGAGTCTGCGCCAGGCTGGACGGCGTCTCCAACTCCATCTCCAAGGTCAAAGAAG GCCTGAATCACCACGTGTCGGGTTTGTGGAGCCACGTTTCCAACCTGAATCAGACCCTCATCCAACATGGAGGAATCCTGGACTCTGTTCAGAAGAACCAGGAGTGGGTCCAGAGCAGGGTTAAGAGCCTGAACTCCAGCCTGGCCCAGGTCCAGAAAGAGCTGCAGACTGGGCAGACTGGGCAGACTG GCCTTCCAGGGCCTCCAGGAGAGAAAGGCCTGATGGGGCTGCCGGGCTCCCGGGGGCCCCCCGGACCGCCTGGGCTGAAAGGAGAAGCCGGATCCCGAGGATTTCCAG gtccTAAAGGTGAACCAG GTCTTCCAGGTGTGGACGCTCACAGACCCAGGCTGTCGTTCTCTGCAGGCCTAACCGCCCTGAAGGAAACGCCGGGAACCGTCGTCTTTAACAAGATCTTCGTCAACGAGGGCAACTTCTACAACCCGGTGACAG GTGTTTTCACCGCCCCAGTGGACGGACACTACTACTTCAGCGCCGTCCTGACGGGACACAAGAACGAGAAGATCGAAGCGGTTCTGGCCAAGTCCAACTACAGCGTGGCCCGGGTGGACTCGGGGGGGTACCAGCCCGAAGACCTGGAGGCCAAGCCGGTGGCCGAGTCAAAGGTCAGCAGCGGCTCGCTGGCCGTGTTCAGCCTGGTGCTGCCGCTGCAGCGCGGCGACACGGTGTGCGTGGACCTGGTGAGGGGGAGGCTGCCCCACTCCGTGGAGCCGCTCACCGTCTTCAACGGCATGCTGCTGTATGAAAACTTATGA
- the emilin1b gene encoding EMILIN-1b isoform X3 → MGALPLLLLVLWICEHASSTFPMRASYSLYADAHAQGARAASRHRNWCAFVLTKTVSCVVEDGVETYVKPDYHPCSWGSAQCSRVVVYRTYMRPRYKVAYKTMTEMEWKCCHGYSGEDCSVGPAGRAGSHTSNGAWTGSGSGTGQNGGRQDREEIRKLEEKIQRLTEKLQDFQSIMNEHLHHEPVRPGKNPADAAPPEIKETIHSIQTKLDQLDNRTKAHDKTLVTINNHLVNGKGNDLDGDVSPGGLSREQLSSLKESVLKELERRVLLSCSSCQAGVEDLRRQQQHDQERIRALEKQLNDADVRHRQDAEKLQLELQRSQRCCTTINDLQNRITDAENKISSASENFNVLLDRLRPGSDRGESQGGGGASGGGEATAGGGATGGAIGGGGVSGGGRASGGGDGLTDVRLNLLKDLELRINSSVLQVCSHLEADLREFVQRELDDLRTAFSHRFDDRTFRIEDVELEVEQLQSKLLEQDRRMSALENQTAETRRRMEECHCTGGGGSSGTGGGEGEERGRDTREGINGSHGGGAASAGSGGGPGGGLSGGRENTTKKSLEWRVVANEGQIRHFNTRLKDLSVSGDSLHDRVLDLSHDVRAIKSLTGDNGENFNRIVMEVEMLGQDCELCSRVEAELQNLRNWSKDLSAMQEALQNLENRVGSIQTQLDSAGGGCSRVCSPLQDEVRSLRDEVRRCSERCSPGPGPGPDSFTAGDGSTGGGFGPNLDAEKPLDGHSVIGGFFNGNQLKTLQDELSDIIFTFGSINDTLKGLEHSVQKHGSVITDLGNTKDKIISELDKIQQEVTEHVQRSQERLDRTDRDIRRLESMLVAEMGDCRRSGDGLEKRLSKLEGVCARLDGVSNSISKVKEGLNHHVSGLWSHVSNLNQTLIQHGGILDSVQKNQEWVQSRVKSLNSSLAQVQKELQTGQTGLPGPPGEKGLMGLPGSRGPPGPPGLKGEAGSRGFPGPKGEPGLPGVDAHRPRLSFSAGLTALKETPGTVVFNKIFVNEGNFYNPVTGVFTAPVDGHYYFSAVLTGHKNEKIEAVLAKSNYSVARVDSGGYQPEDLEAKPVAESKVSSGSLAVFSLVLPLQRGDTVCVDLVRGRLPHSVEPLTVFNGMLLYENL, encoded by the exons ATGGGCGCGCTCCCGTTGCTTTTGCTCGTGCTCTGGATTTGCGAGCACGCCAGCAGCACGTTCCCGATGCGCGCCTCCTACAGCCTGTACGCCGACGCGCACGCGCAAGGAGCCCGCGCAGCCAGCAGACACAG GAACTGGTGCGCGTTCGTCCTCACGAAGACGGTGAGTTGCGTGGTGGAGGACGGCGTGGAGACCTACGTGAAGCCCGACTACCACCCGTGCAGCTGGGGCAGCGCCCAGTGCAGCCGGGTTGTGGT CTACCGGACCTACATGAGGCCCCGCTACAAAGTGGCCTACAAAACCATGACGGAGATGGAGTGGAagtgttgccatggttacagcGGAGAGGACTGCAGCGTCGGTCCGGCTGGCAGAGCAGGAAGTCACACGTCCAACGGAGCGTGGACAGGAAGTGGTTCTGGAACCGGACAAAATGGAG GACGACAGGACCGGGAGGAAATTAGAAAGTTGGAGGAAAAGATCCAGAGGCTGACGGAGAAGCTGCAGGATTTCCAGTCCATCATGAATGAACACCTCCACCACGAACCTGTCAGACCCGGAAAAAAcccggcagacgctgcgccgcCTGAAATCAAAGAGACGATCCACAGCATTCAGACCAAACTGGACCAGCTGGACAACCGAACCAAG GCTCATGATAAAACTCTGGTGACCATTAACAACCACCTGGTGAACGGGAAGGGCAACGATCTGGACGGAGACGTTTCCCCTGGAGGACTAAGCAGAGAGCAGCTGAGCTCCCTGAAGGAGAGCGTCCTGAAGGAGCTGGAGCGCAGAGTGCTGCTGTCGTGCTCCTCCTGTCAG GCCGGCGTGGAGGACCTGCGGCGCCAGCAGCAACATGACCAGGAGAGAATCCGCGCTCTGGAGAAGCAGCTGAATGACGCCGACGTTCGCCACCGACAGGACGCCGAAAAGCTTCAACTGGAGCTGCAGCGTTCCCAGAGATGCTGCACCACCATCAACGACCTGCAAAACCGCATAACCGACGCCGAAAACAAGATCAGCTCAGCTTCAGAGAACTTCAACGTCCTGCTGGACCGCCTGAGGCCCGGCAGCGACAGAGGAGAGTCCCAGGGAGGGGGAGGAGCcagtggaggaggagaagctACTGCAGGGGGAGGAGCTACAGGCGGGGCAATTGGAGGGGGAGGAGTTAGTGGAGGAGGTAGGGCTAGTGGAGGAGGCGATGGTTTGACCGATGTTCGGTTGAATCTCCTGAAGGACTTGGAACTCCGCATCAACAGCAGTGTTCTGCAGGTCTGCTCTCACCTGGAGGCCGACCTGAGGGAGTTTGTCCAGAGAGAGCTGGACGACCTGCGGACGGCGTTCTCACACCGCTTCGACGACCGCACCTTCAGGATCGAAGACGTGGAGCTGGAGGTGGAACAGCTGCAGAGCAAACTGCTGGAGCAGGACAGGAGAATGTCAGCGCTGGAGAACCAAACAGCCGagacgaggaggaggatggaggagTGCCACTGCACAGGTGGGGGAGGGTCTTCTGGAACAGGTGGAGgtgaaggagaagaaagaggCAGAGACACTCGGGAAGGTATCAACGGATCACATGGAGGTGGAGCAGCAAGCGCTGGATCAGGTGGAGGACCAGGTGGAGGTTTATCTGGCGGGAGAGAAAACACGACCAAGAAATCTCTGGAGTGGAGAGTTGTGGCCAACGAGGGTCAGATTCGACACTTCAACACTCGACTGAAGGACCTGTCGGTGTCTGGAGACTCCCTTCATGACCGG GTTCTGGACTTGAGCCATGACGTTCGAGCGATCAAGTCGCTGACCGGTGACAACGGTGAGAACTTCAACCGCATCGTGATGGAGGTGGAGATGTTGGGCCAGGACTGTGAGCTGTGCAGCCGCGTGGAGGCGGAGCTGCAGAACCTCCGGAACTGGTCCAAGGACCTGAGCGCCATGCAGGAGGCGCTGCAGAACCTGGAGAACCGCGTCGGTTCCATCCAGACCCAGCTGGACTCGGCGGGCGGCGGCTGCAGCCGGGTCTGCTCGCCGCTGCAGGATGAGGTCCGCTCGCTGCGAGACGAGGTCCGGAGATGCTCGGAGCGCTGCAGTCCCGGTCCCGGTCCCGGTCCCGACTCCTTCACAG CAGGTGACGGTTCCACTGGCGGGGGCTTCGGGCCAAACCTGGACGCAGAGAAGCCTTTAGATGGCCACAGCGTGATCGGAGGATTCTTCAACGGCAACCAACTGAAGACGCTGCAGGACGAGCTCAGCGACATCATCTTCACCTTCGGCTCCATCAACGACACGCTGAAGGGCCTGGAGCACAGCGTGCAGAAACACGGCAGCGTCATCACCGACCTGG GAAACACCAAGGACAAGATCATCTCTGAGCTGGACAAGATTCAGCAGGAAGTGACGGAGCACGTCCAGAGGAGCCAGGAGCGGCTGGACCGGACGGACCGGGACATCCGCCGCCTCGAGAGCATGCTGGTGGCGGAGATGGGCGACTGCCGGCGTTCCGGTGACGGGTTAGAGAAGAGGCTGTCTAAGCTGGAGGGAGTCTGCGCCAGGCTGGACGGCGTCTCCAACTCCATCTCCAAGGTCAAAGAAG GCCTGAATCACCACGTGTCGGGTTTGTGGAGCCACGTTTCCAACCTGAATCAGACCCTCATCCAACATGGAGGAATCCTGGACTCTGTTCAGAAGAACCAGGAGTGGGTCCAGAGCAGGGTTAAGAGCCTGAACTCCAGCCTGGCCCAGGTCCAGAAAGAGCTGCAGACTGGGCAGACTG GCCTTCCAGGGCCTCCAGGAGAGAAAGGCCTGATGGGGCTGCCGGGCTCCCGGGGGCCCCCCGGACCGCCTGGGCTGAAAGGAGAAGCCGGATCCCGAGGATTTCCAG gtccTAAAGGTGAACCAG GTCTTCCAGGTGTGGACGCTCACAGACCCAGGCTGTCGTTCTCTGCAGGCCTAACCGCCCTGAAGGAAACGCCGGGAACCGTCGTCTTTAACAAGATCTTCGTCAACGAGGGCAACTTCTACAACCCGGTGACAG GTGTTTTCACCGCCCCAGTGGACGGACACTACTACTTCAGCGCCGTCCTGACGGGACACAAGAACGAGAAGATCGAAGCGGTTCTGGCCAAGTCCAACTACAGCGTGGCCCGGGTGGACTCGGGGGGGTACCAGCCCGAAGACCTGGAGGCCAAGCCGGTGGCCGAGTCAAAGGTCAGCAGCGGCTCGCTGGCCGTGTTCAGCCTGGTGCTGCCGCTGCAGCGCGGCGACACGGTGTGCGTGGACCTGGTGAGGGGGAGGCTGCCCCACTCCGTGGAGCCGCTCACCGTCTTCAACGGCATGCTGCTGTATGAAAACTTATGA
- the emilin1b gene encoding EMILIN-1b isoform X2, whose product MGALPLLLLVLWICEHASSTFPMRASYSLYADAHAQGARAASRHRNWCAFVLTKTVSCVVEDGVETYVKPDYHPCSWGSAQCSRVVVYRTYMRPRYKVAYKTMTEMEWKCCHGYSGEDCSVGPAGRAGSHTSNGAWTGSGSGTGQNGGRQDREEIRKLEEKIQRLTEKLQDFQSIMNEHLHHEPVRPGKNPADAAPPEIKETIHSIQTKLDQLDNRTKAHDKTLVTINNHLVNGKGNDLDGDVSPGGLSREQLSSLKESVLKELERRVLLSCSSCQAGVEDLRRQQQHDQERIRALEKQLNDADVRHRQDAEKLQLELQRSQRCCTTINDLQNRITDAENKISSASENFNVLLDRLRPGSDRGESQGGGGASGGGEATAGGGATGGAIGGGGVSGGGRASGGGDGLTDVRLNLLKDLELRINSSVLQVCSHLEADLREFVQRELDDLRTAFSHRFDDRTFRIEDVELEVEQLQSKLLEQDRRMSALENQTAETRRRMEECHCTGGGGSSGTGGGEGEERGRDTREGINGSHGGGAASAGSGGGPGGGLSGGRENTTKKSLEWRVVANEGQIRHFNTRLKDLSVSGDSLHDRVLDLSHDVRAIKSLTGDNGENFNRIVMEVEMLGQDCELCSRVEAELQNLRNWSKDLSAMQEALQNLENRVGSIQTQLDSAGGGCSRVCSPLQDEVRSLRDEVRRCSERCSPGPGPGPDSFTGDGSTGGGFGPNLDAEKPLDGHSVIGGFFNGNQLKTLQDELSDIIFTFGSINDTLKGLEHSVQKHGSVITDLGNTKDKIISELDKIQQEVTEHVQRSQERLDRTDRDIRRLESMLVAEMGDCRRSGDGLEKRLSKLEGVCARLDGVSNSISKVKEGLNHHVSGLWSHVSNLNQTLIQHGGILDSVQKNQEWVQSRVKSLNSSLAQVQKELQTGQTGQTGLPGPPGEKGLMGLPGSRGPPGPPGLKGEAGSRGFPGPKGEPGLPGVDAHRPRLSFSAGLTALKETPGTVVFNKIFVNEGNFYNPVTGVFTAPVDGHYYFSAVLTGHKNEKIEAVLAKSNYSVARVDSGGYQPEDLEAKPVAESKVSSGSLAVFSLVLPLQRGDTVCVDLVRGRLPHSVEPLTVFNGMLLYENL is encoded by the exons ATGGGCGCGCTCCCGTTGCTTTTGCTCGTGCTCTGGATTTGCGAGCACGCCAGCAGCACGTTCCCGATGCGCGCCTCCTACAGCCTGTACGCCGACGCGCACGCGCAAGGAGCCCGCGCAGCCAGCAGACACAG GAACTGGTGCGCGTTCGTCCTCACGAAGACGGTGAGTTGCGTGGTGGAGGACGGCGTGGAGACCTACGTGAAGCCCGACTACCACCCGTGCAGCTGGGGCAGCGCCCAGTGCAGCCGGGTTGTGGT CTACCGGACCTACATGAGGCCCCGCTACAAAGTGGCCTACAAAACCATGACGGAGATGGAGTGGAagtgttgccatggttacagcGGAGAGGACTGCAGCGTCGGTCCGGCTGGCAGAGCAGGAAGTCACACGTCCAACGGAGCGTGGACAGGAAGTGGTTCTGGAACCGGACAAAATGGAG GACGACAGGACCGGGAGGAAATTAGAAAGTTGGAGGAAAAGATCCAGAGGCTGACGGAGAAGCTGCAGGATTTCCAGTCCATCATGAATGAACACCTCCACCACGAACCTGTCAGACCCGGAAAAAAcccggcagacgctgcgccgcCTGAAATCAAAGAGACGATCCACAGCATTCAGACCAAACTGGACCAGCTGGACAACCGAACCAAG GCTCATGATAAAACTCTGGTGACCATTAACAACCACCTGGTGAACGGGAAGGGCAACGATCTGGACGGAGACGTTTCCCCTGGAGGACTAAGCAGAGAGCAGCTGAGCTCCCTGAAGGAGAGCGTCCTGAAGGAGCTGGAGCGCAGAGTGCTGCTGTCGTGCTCCTCCTGTCAG GCCGGCGTGGAGGACCTGCGGCGCCAGCAGCAACATGACCAGGAGAGAATCCGCGCTCTGGAGAAGCAGCTGAATGACGCCGACGTTCGCCACCGACAGGACGCCGAAAAGCTTCAACTGGAGCTGCAGCGTTCCCAGAGATGCTGCACCACCATCAACGACCTGCAAAACCGCATAACCGACGCCGAAAACAAGATCAGCTCAGCTTCAGAGAACTTCAACGTCCTGCTGGACCGCCTGAGGCCCGGCAGCGACAGAGGAGAGTCCCAGGGAGGGGGAGGAGCcagtggaggaggagaagctACTGCAGGGGGAGGAGCTACAGGCGGGGCAATTGGAGGGGGAGGAGTTAGTGGAGGAGGTAGGGCTAGTGGAGGAGGCGATGGTTTGACCGATGTTCGGTTGAATCTCCTGAAGGACTTGGAACTCCGCATCAACAGCAGTGTTCTGCAGGTCTGCTCTCACCTGGAGGCCGACCTGAGGGAGTTTGTCCAGAGAGAGCTGGACGACCTGCGGACGGCGTTCTCACACCGCTTCGACGACCGCACCTTCAGGATCGAAGACGTGGAGCTGGAGGTGGAACAGCTGCAGAGCAAACTGCTGGAGCAGGACAGGAGAATGTCAGCGCTGGAGAACCAAACAGCCGagacgaggaggaggatggaggagTGCCACTGCACAGGTGGGGGAGGGTCTTCTGGAACAGGTGGAGgtgaaggagaagaaagaggCAGAGACACTCGGGAAGGTATCAACGGATCACATGGAGGTGGAGCAGCAAGCGCTGGATCAGGTGGAGGACCAGGTGGAGGTTTATCTGGCGGGAGAGAAAACACGACCAAGAAATCTCTGGAGTGGAGAGTTGTGGCCAACGAGGGTCAGATTCGACACTTCAACACTCGACTGAAGGACCTGTCGGTGTCTGGAGACTCCCTTCATGACCGG GTTCTGGACTTGAGCCATGACGTTCGAGCGATCAAGTCGCTGACCGGTGACAACGGTGAGAACTTCAACCGCATCGTGATGGAGGTGGAGATGTTGGGCCAGGACTGTGAGCTGTGCAGCCGCGTGGAGGCGGAGCTGCAGAACCTCCGGAACTGGTCCAAGGACCTGAGCGCCATGCAGGAGGCGCTGCAGAACCTGGAGAACCGCGTCGGTTCCATCCAGACCCAGCTGGACTCGGCGGGCGGCGGCTGCAGCCGGGTCTGCTCGCCGCTGCAGGATGAGGTCCGCTCGCTGCGAGACGAGGTCCGGAGATGCTCGGAGCGCTGCAGTCCCGGTCCCGGTCCCGGTCCCGACTCCTTCACAG GTGACGGTTCCACTGGCGGGGGCTTCGGGCCAAACCTGGACGCAGAGAAGCCTTTAGATGGCCACAGCGTGATCGGAGGATTCTTCAACGGCAACCAACTGAAGACGCTGCAGGACGAGCTCAGCGACATCATCTTCACCTTCGGCTCCATCAACGACACGCTGAAGGGCCTGGAGCACAGCGTGCAGAAACACGGCAGCGTCATCACCGACCTGG GAAACACCAAGGACAAGATCATCTCTGAGCTGGACAAGATTCAGCAGGAAGTGACGGAGCACGTCCAGAGGAGCCAGGAGCGGCTGGACCGGACGGACCGGGACATCCGCCGCCTCGAGAGCATGCTGGTGGCGGAGATGGGCGACTGCCGGCGTTCCGGTGACGGGTTAGAGAAGAGGCTGTCTAAGCTGGAGGGAGTCTGCGCCAGGCTGGACGGCGTCTCCAACTCCATCTCCAAGGTCAAAGAAG GCCTGAATCACCACGTGTCGGGTTTGTGGAGCCACGTTTCCAACCTGAATCAGACCCTCATCCAACATGGAGGAATCCTGGACTCTGTTCAGAAGAACCAGGAGTGGGTCCAGAGCAGGGTTAAGAGCCTGAACTCCAGCCTGGCCCAGGTCCAGAAAGAGCTGCAGACTGGGCAGACTGGGCAGACTG GCCTTCCAGGGCCTCCAGGAGAGAAAGGCCTGATGGGGCTGCCGGGCTCCCGGGGGCCCCCCGGACCGCCTGGGCTGAAAGGAGAAGCCGGATCCCGAGGATTTCCAG gtccTAAAGGTGAACCAG GTCTTCCAGGTGTGGACGCTCACAGACCCAGGCTGTCGTTCTCTGCAGGCCTAACCGCCCTGAAGGAAACGCCGGGAACCGTCGTCTTTAACAAGATCTTCGTCAACGAGGGCAACTTCTACAACCCGGTGACAG GTGTTTTCACCGCCCCAGTGGACGGACACTACTACTTCAGCGCCGTCCTGACGGGACACAAGAACGAGAAGATCGAAGCGGTTCTGGCCAAGTCCAACTACAGCGTGGCCCGGGTGGACTCGGGGGGGTACCAGCCCGAAGACCTGGAGGCCAAGCCGGTGGCCGAGTCAAAGGTCAGCAGCGGCTCGCTGGCCGTGTTCAGCCTGGTGCTGCCGCTGCAGCGCGGCGACACGGTGTGCGTGGACCTGGTGAGGGGGAGGCTGCCCCACTCCGTGGAGCCGCTCACCGTCTTCAACGGCATGCTGCTGTATGAAAACTTATGA